Part of the Sander lucioperca isolate FBNREF2018 chromosome 1, SLUC_FBN_1.2, whole genome shotgun sequence genome is shown below.
GTTCTGAAGGTATTTCCCCGAATCGTTTACGACTATTTTAACCATCTGGATGAAAAAATATTCTGTTTGCTGCACGATAACACAGATTTAAACGTGAGAGGCACAAACTGCATATAGGGCATTGTTTGGGGAATAtgtttgtactgtactgtatgtgtggctGTAGAGTGCAaccaacgattattttcattatcgattaatcaatcaaaaaataaataaatcacaatttCTCACAATTACAtattcctaaagccaaatgtgacatcctaaaatgttttcattttgtccaAACAACAGTTggagatattcagtttactatcaccAAGAAGAGACAAAGAAAATCAGCAAATATTCACAATTGACAAGCTTAAACGGGGGCATTTTGGCTTAAAAATGGACagaaacgattaatcgattatcaaaatagttgctgattatttttctttcaatcgactaatcgtttcagctcaaATGTAGAACTAAGAAATATATAATGTACTATTAAAAAAGGTTTAAATCTGTTTGATTCCCTTGATTTACTTGAATTTAAATCTGTCTTCACACTTGTCTATAAAccctcagttgccagtttattaggtacacctagcaCAAAGTAATCTTACATTTATTAAGTTTTATATGAGGTTTGAAGGATGTTTTGTGTGAACAAAGGTCAGGTTCCATGCCCTCTACTGGCTGCAGATTGAGCCCTTTAactttccctctctgtcctgTGTCTAAACTCTGTCTGATATGGGATTAGCAATGAGAGCATTTTAAATGACGGAGCCTCCTCACTAATTAAATAACACGCTTAAGTTTTCCACCTGTGAAACTAGTTCACAGCTCCTTGGTGGACGCATgtatttacagacagacagaaaccttTCAATGAGTTTTGAATAAGCTAAAGGGAGATCTTTGGATCATAAAGAATTCTTATGATGTATTACATAGAGATGAACATAAACAGCAGATCCACAAATTCACAGATTTTATTACAAATGTGTTTTCTCTCTAACTAACAATGGCCATGGAAGACTCctgctgtgtttcactttgCTGCCTGTGCTACAGTCCAGTTGAACGTCCTGACTAAAGTCCCAGAGACAGAAGTAAAGATGTTGGGTCAGGCACTTAACATCCTCAGTGGCTGCAGCTCACACAGGGCTGCAGGCCGTTCTCATTGCAGGAAGTGCACTTGAGGGCTTTGAAGGAATCCGTGAAGCAGTTGCGAAACACGGACATCTTGCTGCCATGGCACATTGGGCACGGGATGAAGGCAAAGCCCCCACAGGTCTGGCACGTCTGGGGCTGCTGTACCCTCTAGAAAAATGGATAGATACATATTTACATTCCAGATAAGGTATCCAACATTTAATATTGACAGCTAAATTATCTACATTCCTTGAGCAAAACAGGACTGGGTTTCTTTGTATTCCCAAAGTCCACATTTTTAGAGatacaacattttaaataagcTGAATTTGGTACGAATAACtaacttaaaacttaaaaatagtatgacattttgggaaatactcttatttgctttttttttgttgagagATAAGATCAGgaaagtgtatttcccaaatgtCTAACTATTGCTTTAATCACAACTTCCTATCAGACTGTGCAgatataaacacacaataaagcCATGTTGCAGGCAGTTCTGGACTGATTAATGTATGCATGACCTTTCAGAGATGCATGCTCTTTTTACTAATAGCCTGCAGTGACTGGAATGCATGACTTAAATGTCATTGTCAACACGGCTTTGTATTCACTTATGAAGACTCTTGTTGTTGAGAAAAGGCCAGTGCTTGTGTGACAGACATTTCTGCAGCTCAGTGAAAAACAGAAATAGTTTACACCATCTCAGTTTGTAGCCAACCACCGAGCGATATGCTCTGCTTCGGCGTGTTAGAACAATTGTGTTGGAGGCCCGAATCAATAACACATCCTCCATTATTGATCGTCATTTATTGACGTGCATGCATCTTTCACATTGCAGTTTGCTCATGTTTTATTGATGACACAACTGGTGAGGGGAAATGACTGATCCTGTTTGCATTGAGTTCATCTCAGTGACTTTGGGCAACGACAAAGCGTTAATTTATTATGACTTTATAATTACCTCATGCTTTGATATGATATGTGCTACACATGAAACACATGGGTAATAAAACACCATGTGTCATAACAAGTGGTTGACTCAACCTTATTCACAGGAAAATCATCTGTTTGACCACCATCAATTATTCAGAATGGGATTTCCAATGCAAACGCTGAAAACCAACCTCTATTTTTGTCAGAAGATCTTGAAGCTCTCCTGATTCATTCATGCCTAGAATTTTCTCAGCACCCTGCAAAACATAATTCGATATTTAATGAActcagtgtgtgcatgtacaaGATATTGGCATCAGAGGTTAGAAAGGAGCAAGATATGCAATAAATACACCAGAACTTTTTGGACTTCGCACTTTAACGATTACCGTTACTTTTTAAGAAGTCATGTTGTCTGTACAGTCCTGTGTCCTTCCTTCATGTTCTAAGATGTCTTATGTTGATCTTATATTGATTTTATGTCGAtttaagaatgtttttttctgttacatgtttgtgttgtgcaGTATTGTAATGTAACAAGGTACAAATACTTAgtcactgtacttaagtagaatttccacctgtctgtactttactttgttatttatatttctggaaacttttacttctactccactacatttcctcaataaaatgtatacttttactccactacatgtccCCTTAGCATCTTCGTTACTCGTCACTGCAAGAAATGTTTTTCGTACATTGGAGTGAAAGGTTcttccttgtttttttcttcttttttaatgtCAGACATTGAATTTAAATATTTAAGGAGTGTAAACCCTGAATATGATGCTATGATGCtgcaacagattgtagcactatgccCAAGACAAATTGTATTCAcaaagtgtattctattctaatCTAAGATGAAGAACTGACCCCAAGGTAGTGTCCGTCAATGAACACGACTGGTAATGAAGGAGGTTCTCCCACACGTTTGCACCGCTCCTCCAACTCCTTCCCGTACTCAATGTCCAGGGCGATGTTCCTCTCCACAAACTTCACCCTGTGGTTCTGGAAGATCTTCCGGACCAGCTCGCAGCGCTCAAAGGTTGTCCTCACCACACGGAAACTCGTAGTGTAGATCACTATCCGCCCAAATTCAAGAGATAACTCCATCtaagagggagaaaaagaaatcCTAAGTGTAGTTACATGATtacgttttttttgtatttgtttaactATGCAGAGAATAAACCATGCCTCCCAGCAGCAGGATTTTGATGTAAAATCTTAGTATATGTACTTCAGAGATCAGCCTCTAAAAAAACCTCTCAGAGGAAAGTGCATTACTAATTGTATCAATACTAATAGTAGAATTTTGACATATTCCACTCTTGTGTTCACTTATAGGAACATGTCTTATGTTTGGTACCACTTTTCTAATGAGATGTAGCTAATGGCTCTGGTAATGCttaataaacaacaacaacaacaacaacatttttaacaccAAATATAGGACAAACATCAGCCAAAAGAATTGTTTCACCTCATGGAACCCAAATGTTGTAATGGCTTACATAACTGATTTATAGAGCTCCCTTTTTGTTCACAAGCTAAAAAATTACAAGCTCAAACTAAAATGGCTGATGTTAGTAAACCGTTTTGTGTACAGTCCTGATCCTAAGCTCTTCTTAAAGGGAACTTTAAACGTTACTATCAAAAAGTCAGAAATGCTGAAAACAATACTGAACCAAACGTCTTAGACACAAAACTAGTACATATTTTTAGagtaaaatgttttctgttcttTATGCAGTCCTGTTACAAATTAAGCAGCTGTTGTCTCAGTCGTACTGGGATCTTAAAATGCTTTGCGCTGTTAGAATGGTGAGGCTTTCAAATGATGTACACTTTTTCAAGGTGAAGTAAGGATTCAACCAAATGATATCCTAAATATGGTAACTAATCCCCTCCCAGTCCTTGTGTTTGAGTCTTAGGCAGTGCCCTCATTTAGGATCCTATGGCCTGAGGGCAGAAGCTCCTCCTGAGCCTCTCAGTGCTGGCTTGGTTCTACCCGACCTCAACATGGACATGAGGCTGTTATCCGGCTGGTTTGGATCTTTAATGATTTCCCTAGCCTTTTTCTTTTCCCGGTGTAAATATCCTTTAGGCAGGGTAGGGCACCTCCTGTTGCATGTTCAGCCAAACAATCTACTCTCTGTAGGGCCTTGCGGTCATTGTAGAATAATGTTCTTACTATTTGCAGATAAATATAATAAGAATGTAAAAGGTTTCCATAAGAGAccaagtgtgttttggtgtatgCTTATTTAGCTTAAGCCATAACTATAAGATAGTTAGGGTCACAGTGGCCTCGAGCAAAGTACATTGAGtaataaaaacaagtgaaacagGAGCAGAATGTACCGATTCGCGTGAAAGCAAATGAAGACGAGCCAAGCACAGTGGCCTAACCCTGGCGTGTGTTGTGTGAAGATAACACTCCCTGTGCTGGAGAAAAGATGGGGCCCAAGAAAGAAAGTATAAGAGATGAGGGGAAGTATAGAACGGGGCTCACATGGTCTGACAGTCTAGAGATAGGTGGACTGGCTCCGGCTTTTTGCCTGTTGTTATggaaacttagtctctgcgTGCGTTGTGATCCCACAGATCTGTGTATTGAAACTCTGATACTTGACTGACGAATGTATTCTACTTTATCTTATCGTCTTATTTGGCTCTTGCTTAGGATCAATGTAATTCCAATTTAATGAATGCGCAGGGATATATAGGTCTTTTATTTGGAGTCAGACACATTGTCCCAAAAGGGGGGACACAGAGGAGGAAATCCCCAACATCAGTTAGGTATTATTTCAAGAATTTCCAAAAGTATAATATAGagtttttttatacttttaaatGTGCTTATCCTCCCTTCCAGGCAGCCTTTGGTTTTCATTAATTTCAACAAAGTTTGGAAACTAATTGCAGGTGAAAGTATAGATGGAGTTGCAAAGTCTGCACATCATTAACATGTATattattgaaataaataaagctACATGTTCATTGTAGGCGCACATCAAACAAGTGAGTCAACAACATTCAAAAATGTTGTAAGAAGTTATGGCATGCTTTAAAATATTAGTGGCGATAATGTAATGTGTACGTGATTTTAACGTttataaaacatgcaaaaacaccAGAACCAGAAGATCAGACTGTGATAAGCATTTAAACTTGAACCTAAAATAAAGATAATCATGATGAGCAGCTTTATCGAGTCTACAATGACGCTGTTTGTTCACCTAATACCACTTTGCCGAGAACTGGCCTCTTTGATATGACCCTCTACATCACCTTTGCACCAGCACACAAGCCAAAGAGTTACCTCAGAATAATAAACACGTCTTACTGCTGGGATACTAGAAAGTGCAGAGAATTCATTAACCTGATTAGGTTCTCTTGAAACACTTAACGAAATGCATCATTAATCTTTAATTGCTCTGTGACCTTGTCCTCTATTGTGAGCTTTTATCCCAGTCACACACCTACATGCTCCTACCTGTAACTAGACCTGAGGACGTAGGCAACAATGATGGGAACTGGTGTAATACATAGATTGTATTAAACAATAAGAATGAAACCTGACAGATTCACTTACACTGTTGGAATTGGGAAGGTTTTCAAACAGCGTCTGACCTGCGCTGACTTTGTGCTTGACCCCTCTCACAGTGCCATTTTTACTGAGTATGTTGACCCTCTTGGTGGTGAACATCCAGTCCTTGGTGGCCCCCGCGTACATGAGCAGATCATCAGGCTCATACTCGCTGTCGTCCAGCTCGGAGCCCAGGTATCCATACGGGTGTCCATCTCCACTTGTAGAGGGGGTGCTGGCCCGTTCTGCATCTGAACTGCTGGTGCAGTCTGAATCCAGGGAGTCTGAAGGCCCCTCATCCTTGTAAATCTCCTTCAGCACCCGGCCGCTGTTCCCCGAAGCCACACGGAACCTCACCCGCTTCTGTGGCTTCTCTTGTCCAGCCATCAGCGTTGTCCCCTCCATTGCGAACCCCCTGCCACATTACATGGTCCACAACATTGCAGTGTAGCTCCTCGCTTGTCATTCGGACGTAGACACTGAGCTCAGACAAACCAGTTTGTCCCTCATGGATTACTACCACGTTTAATCCTCGCCATTTGAACAGATCTAAAAACGACTGAGAGCCTGTAAGCTGCCTTACAGTCCAACACACTGCCAGTAAATAATACATGCATCTCTGCCATGGCAACCTAACCAAGCTAATCTCAAGTAAAATGATCGTTGTCTTTGAATTATTCATCACAGTTTACACTGTTTTCACCAAAGCTTTAACAGAAGACTTTTAATGGCCTGACTTCATGTACtttaatcaaacaaacaaacatttctcCCTCTTGGGATAAGATGACAACTGACTGTGAGGCTAAAACAGCTTCTGCATTAGTTACATTTTATGATAATACAGCTAGGTATATTGCctcttttaaaaacataaataatgatTATAGTGTGTGACTGCTGAAGACAATAGGCTACACCTATTCAACACACCGTCTGCCCTTTTCATTtagactaaaatatctcaacaactatttgatGGATTGCCGTAAAATTTAACACAGACATTAATGGTTCTCAGACTATGAATCCTAATCACTTTGTTCATCCCCCTGACTTTTATTTAGTGACCAAACACCCACAAAATGAacaacattcccatcagcctcagcagtgctttgtgtatctatgtgttctttacccttgtgttgtcttcccgtcgactttttccgacgtttttgttgcattattcaatgcttttttttattcatggtcaataaacctaatttatatgacattatacgtAACTTTGAGTTAATAAAAAGTCATTACACATAGTACCAGTATGATATGAtgcattttagcatctttccAAATAGGACAGAGTAGCAAAAGTGTGTAGGCTATAGACAGGCCTAGGCTCTATATAATGATAAACAAATGTACagaatagacaataaaccaatGAGATAGTGATAGTAAGAGGATATGAAGCCTAAATGTGTTTACAAATAGGCTACAAATGTATGCAAGTAGGCCGACTTAAATTAAGATTCTGCAGGATCTTCATTTGTTCTGAAAACTTTGTTCTCCAATTTTAGTAACATACtagaacttttttttcattgtgacgtctttattattattcaccATGTACAGTAAAGTAATAATGtagtgtgacatcatcatccaGACACATGAATGCATGACGTATGCGCATATTACTTGACTGCTTACTGTGTTACAGCTAAAGTGGGAGTGCAGGTGTTCACTGGGCGTCCGCCCAGAGCAGAAGAGGACCAGACCATATAATATGTCACAGTGACACAATTCAGCAACGTGTCCACAGAGATGCCTGGGCCAGTTTTTTTGTGTCACAGGTGATGAAGCAGCTCCCTGGAGATGTGACACGTCAGCTTATTGCGTTGACAGCACTACTCTGTTTGAGTGCTACATTTTGGCCGCTGAGGTAAGAgctacacacgcacacatgcacgcgcacacacacacacacacacacacacacacacacacacacacacacacagcatatcACCTGTTCATGTTCATGTTATGCTGATTATTAGATAAACTCCATCTGAGAAAGTCTAATATGTCAAACTAAAATTTAGTGACATCCTGAGACTGTTGTAAAAATGGCTCTGGTTCCAAGTCATATTGATCCAAAGTGATCCTAACTCTCCTTTAGACTGTCTTTTATTATAAGGCCATCACAACAGCTTTTACAATATGGGTCGTTGTACATTATTGCTGCTAGTAGCCAATGCTAGATGCCATTAGGGTGTCTAGACTTTGAAATTACTGCCTGAGGAGCTGAGGGTGGCTTgatcacttttattttttaaatctcgTCTTAATTTTATTGagctgttttttcttcttttaaatgtTGTGATCTTTAACAGTCCTTGCACTCCCGTCTTCAAAAGCCCTGAAAACCTAATTTTCTCAATCATCCTCTTACTGTGAATGATGGGGGTCCTTAATAAACACACATATTTCTGCCCAAGTTAGATCACTTTGGGGCATGAGAGATTTCTGTCTGTGCTGTTTTATCTGGGGAAATTGATGTAAAGTATTTCTGTGGACCTTCTGTGGAATTTAGCCACATTTGACTTAAAAC
Proteins encoded:
- the grxcr1a gene encoding glutaredoxin domain-containing cysteine-rich protein 1, which codes for MEGTTLMAGQEKPQKRVRFRVASGNSGRVLKEIYKDEGPSDSLDSDCTSSSDAERASTPSTSGDGHPYGYLGSELDDSEYEPDDLLMYAGATKDWMFTTKRVNILSKNGTVRGVKHKVSAGQTLFENLPNSNSMELSLEFGRIVIYTTSFRVVRTTFERCELVRKIFQNHRVKFVERNIALDIEYGKELEERCKRVGEPPSLPVVFIDGHYLGGAEKILGMNESGELQDLLTKIERVQQPQTCQTCGGFAFIPCPMCHGSKMSVFRNCFTDSFKALKCTSCNENGLQPCVSCSH